In Nocardia asteroides, the following proteins share a genomic window:
- the fusA gene encoding elongation factor G, whose protein sequence is MAQDVLTDLNKVRNIGIMAHIDAGKTTTTERILFYTGITYKIGEVHDGAATMDWMEQEQERGITITSAATTCFWKDNQINIIDTPGHVDFTVEVERSLRVLDGAVAVFDGKEGVEPQSEQVWRQADKYDVPRICFVNKMDKLGADFYFTVQTIKDRLGAKPLVIQLPIGAENDFEGIVDLVENNAKVWKGETKLGEEYEVIEIPADLKDKAEQYRQELLETVAESDEALLEKFFGGEELSIEEIKGAIRKMTVNSELYPVLCGSAFKNKGVQPMLDAVIDYLPSPLDVEATTGHVPGKEEELVTRKPNVDEPFAALAFKIAVHPFFGELTYVRVYSGKVDSGSQVVNSTKGKKERLGKLFQMHSNKENPVTTASAGHIYAVIGLKDTTTGDTLSDPQNQVVLESMTFPDPVIEVSIEPKTKSDQEKLGTAIQKLAREDPTFSVKLDAETGQTVIGGMGELHLDILVDRMKREFKVEANVGKPQVAYRETITKAVEKLEFTHKKQTGGSGQFAKVIIAVEPFVGEDGAHYEFENKVSGGRVPREYIPSVDAGAQDAMQYGVLAGYPLVNLKVTLLDGAYHDVDSSEMAFKIAGSQALKEAARKAGPVILEPLMAVEVITPEDYMGDVIGDLNSRRGQIQAMEERSGARVVKALVPLSEMFGYIGDLRSKTQGRANYSMVFAQYAEVPANVSKEIIAKATGE, encoded by the coding sequence GTGGCACAGGACGTGCTCACCGACCTGAACAAGGTCCGCAACATCGGCATCATGGCCCACATCGATGCGGGCAAGACCACCACTACCGAACGCATCCTCTTCTACACCGGTATCACGTACAAGATCGGTGAGGTCCACGACGGCGCCGCCACGATGGACTGGATGGAGCAGGAGCAGGAGCGTGGTATCACCATCACCTCCGCCGCTACCACCTGTTTCTGGAAAGACAACCAGATCAACATCATCGACACCCCCGGGCACGTCGACTTCACCGTCGAGGTGGAGCGTTCGCTGCGCGTGCTCGATGGTGCTGTCGCCGTGTTCGACGGCAAAGAGGGTGTCGAGCCGCAGTCCGAGCAGGTGTGGCGTCAGGCCGACAAGTACGACGTGCCGCGTATCTGCTTCGTCAACAAGATGGACAAGCTCGGTGCGGACTTCTACTTCACCGTGCAGACCATCAAGGACCGCCTCGGCGCCAAGCCGCTGGTGATCCAGCTTCCGATCGGTGCCGAGAACGACTTCGAGGGCATCGTCGACCTGGTCGAGAACAACGCCAAGGTCTGGAAGGGCGAGACCAAGCTCGGTGAAGAGTACGAGGTCATCGAGATCCCGGCCGATCTGAAGGACAAGGCCGAGCAGTACCGCCAGGAACTGCTGGAGACCGTCGCGGAGTCCGACGAGGCGCTGCTGGAGAAGTTCTTCGGCGGTGAGGAGCTCTCGATCGAGGAGATCAAGGGCGCCATCCGCAAGATGACGGTCAACTCCGAGCTGTACCCGGTGCTGTGCGGTTCCGCGTTCAAGAACAAGGGCGTGCAGCCCATGCTCGACGCGGTCATCGACTACCTGCCCTCCCCGCTGGACGTCGAGGCCACCACCGGCCACGTGCCCGGCAAGGAAGAGGAGCTCGTCACCCGCAAGCCGAACGTCGACGAGCCGTTCGCGGCGCTGGCGTTCAAGATCGCGGTGCACCCGTTCTTCGGTGAGCTCACCTACGTCCGCGTGTACTCGGGCAAGGTCGACTCCGGCTCGCAGGTCGTCAACTCGACCAAGGGCAAGAAGGAGCGCCTGGGCAAGCTGTTCCAGATGCACTCCAACAAGGAGAACCCGGTCACCACGGCCTCGGCCGGTCACATCTACGCCGTGATCGGTCTGAAGGACACCACCACCGGTGACACCCTCTCGGACCCGCAGAATCAGGTCGTCCTCGAGTCGATGACGTTCCCGGACCCGGTCATCGAGGTCTCGATCGAGCCCAAGACCAAGTCCGACCAGGAGAAGCTCGGCACCGCGATCCAGAAGCTGGCGCGCGAAGACCCGACGTTCTCGGTCAAGCTGGATGCCGAGACCGGCCAGACCGTCATCGGCGGCATGGGCGAGCTCCACCTCGACATCCTCGTCGACCGCATGAAGCGCGAGTTCAAGGTCGAGGCGAACGTCGGTAAGCCGCAGGTGGCCTACCGTGAGACGATCACCAAGGCCGTCGAGAAGCTCGAGTTCACGCACAAGAAGCAGACGGGTGGCTCCGGCCAGTTCGCGAAGGTCATCATCGCGGTCGAGCCCTTCGTCGGCGAGGACGGCGCGCACTACGAGTTCGAGAACAAGGTCTCCGGTGGTCGCGTGCCCCGTGAGTACATCCCGTCGGTCGACGCGGGTGCCCAGGACGCCATGCAGTACGGCGTGCTCGCCGGCTACCCGCTGGTGAACCTGAAGGTCACCCTGCTCGACGGCGCCTACCACGACGTCGACTCGTCGGAAATGGCGTTCAAGATCGCGGGCTCGCAGGCCCTCAAGGAAGCGGCCCGTAAGGCCGGTCCGGTGATCCTCGAGCCGCTCATGGCGGTCGAGGTCATCACGCCCGAGGATTACATGGGCGACGTGATCGGCGACCTCAACTCCCGCCGTGGCCAGATCCAGGCCATGGAGGAACGCAGTGGTGCCCGTGTCGTCAAGGCGCTGGTTCCGCTCTCGGAGATGTTCGGCTACATCGGTGACCTGCGGTCGAAGACCCAGGGTCGCGCGAACTACTCCATGGTGTTCGCCCAGTACGCGGAGGTTCCGGCCAACGTGTCCAAGGAGATCATCGCCAAGGCGACCGGCGAGTAA
- the rpsG gene encoding 30S ribosomal protein S7: MPRKGPAPKRPLINDPVYGSPLVTQLVNKILLDGKKSTAERIVYGALEQAREKTGTDPVVTLKRALDNVKPALEVKPRRVGGATYQVPVEVRPGRANTLALRWLVSYSRARREKTMVERLANELLDASNGLGASVKRREDTHKMAESNRAFAHYRW; the protein is encoded by the coding sequence ATGCCACGCAAGGGCCCCGCACCCAAGCGTCCGCTGATCAACGACCCGGTCTACGGGTCGCCGCTGGTCACTCAGCTGGTCAACAAGATCCTGCTGGACGGTAAGAAGTCCACCGCCGAGCGCATCGTCTACGGTGCCCTGGAGCAGGCGCGCGAGAAGACCGGCACCGATCCGGTCGTCACCCTCAAGCGCGCGCTGGACAACGTCAAGCCCGCCCTCGAGGTGAAGCCCCGTCGTGTCGGTGGCGCCACCTACCAGGTGCCGGTCGAGGTCCGTCCGGGCCGCGCCAACACCCTCGCGCTGCGCTGGCTGGTCAGCTACTCCCGCGCCCGTCGCGAGAAGACCATGGTCGAGCGTCTCGCCAACGAGCTCCTCGACGCCAGCAACGGCCTCGGCGCTTCGGTGAAGCGTCGCGAGGACACCCACAAGATGGCCGAGTCGAACCGGGCCTTCGCGCACTACCGCTGGTGA
- the rpsL gene encoding 30S ribosomal protein S12 — protein MPTINQLVRKGRRDKVSKTKTAALKGSPQRRGVCTRVYTTTPKKPNSALRKVARVRLTSAVEVTAYIPGEGHNLQEHSMVLVRGGRVKDLPGVRYKIIRGSLDTQGVKNRKQARSRYGAKKEKS, from the coding sequence ATGCCAACCATCAACCAGCTGGTCCGCAAGGGTCGCCGCGACAAGGTCTCCAAGACCAAGACTGCGGCCCTGAAGGGGAGCCCGCAGCGTCGTGGCGTGTGCACTCGCGTGTACACCACCACCCCCAAGAAGCCGAACTCCGCGCTCCGTAAGGTCGCGCGTGTTCGCCTGACCAGCGCAGTCGAGGTCACGGCGTACATCCCCGGTGAAGGCCACAACCTGCAGGAGCACTCGATGGTGCTCGTGCGCGGCGGTCGTGTGAAGGACCTCCCCGGTGTCCGCTACAAGATCATCCGTGGCTCGCTCGACACCCAGGGTGTGAAGAACCGCAAGCAGGCCCGCAGCCGCTACGGCGCCAAGAAGGAGAAGAGCTGA
- a CDS encoding DUF3558 domain-containing protein, which produces MAAIVLALVAVGSTAAGCGRTVPGSPAAVGEGGGNEGVVNMDFDKLLRECEVLTEGQMAEAVGGDASFRGSFVGAVCMWDVQGAPGGNAKLTLNWFEHGSLNVERQTYQKLGYESSITTIQGASAVQIRRPGDPDSCGVSAKAADAGIVGWWINYRAGSAHPDPCPVAAKLVELTLNRAR; this is translated from the coding sequence GTGGCGGCGATCGTGCTCGCGCTGGTCGCGGTGGGTAGCACCGCCGCGGGCTGTGGCCGCACCGTGCCGGGATCGCCGGCCGCGGTCGGCGAGGGCGGCGGCAACGAGGGCGTGGTGAACATGGATTTCGACAAGCTGCTCCGGGAATGCGAAGTGCTGACCGAGGGGCAGATGGCCGAGGCGGTCGGGGGCGACGCGAGTTTCCGCGGCTCGTTCGTCGGCGCGGTGTGCATGTGGGATGTGCAAGGCGCTCCCGGCGGTAACGCGAAGCTGACGTTGAACTGGTTCGAGCACGGCTCCCTCAACGTGGAACGGCAGACCTATCAGAAACTCGGCTACGAGTCGTCGATCACCACGATCCAGGGCGCCTCGGCCGTCCAGATCCGCAGGCCGGGCGATCCCGACTCGTGCGGGGTGAGCGCCAAGGCCGCCGACGCGGGCATCGTCGGGTGGTGGATCAACTACCGGGCGGGCTCGGCGCACCCGGACCCGTGCCCGGTGGCGGCCAAGCTCGTCGAACTGACCCTGAATCGGGCCCGGTAG
- a CDS encoding DUF3558 domain-containing protein — MRFKPAVAIGLACVALVGCGSGDSDDSSGPARTPQKVAALGPFVGECGHVNDDEVRSIARLSQVSAVFRNSVGCNWQSAGLDSAVVTFASYRGSPIDRERAWVQSKDRVTETVTLQGRTGFQSHGTSYGTTTCDFAIGLGDDFFEWSTFGYTAPGRGPCDAARQLAELTLGRMQ; from the coding sequence ATGCGGTTCAAACCTGCGGTGGCGATCGGGCTGGCGTGCGTGGCACTCGTCGGCTGCGGATCGGGCGACTCCGACGACTCGTCGGGGCCCGCGCGGACGCCGCAGAAGGTCGCCGCGCTGGGGCCGTTCGTCGGGGAGTGCGGGCATGTCAACGACGACGAGGTGCGCTCCATCGCCAGGCTGTCGCAGGTCTCGGCGGTGTTCCGGAACTCGGTCGGTTGCAACTGGCAGTCGGCGGGCCTGGACTCCGCGGTGGTGACCTTCGCCTCCTATCGCGGCAGCCCGATCGATCGAGAGCGGGCGTGGGTGCAATCGAAGGACCGCGTCACCGAGACGGTAACGCTGCAGGGCCGTACCGGATTTCAATCTCACGGCACCAGCTACGGCACCACCACCTGCGACTTCGCCATCGGTCTCGGCGACGACTTCTTCGAGTGGTCCACCTTCGGGTACACCGCGCCGGGCCGTGGCCCGTGTGACGCGGCCAGGCAACTCGCGGAACTGACCCTGGGGCGGATGCAGTGA
- the hppD gene encoding 4-hydroxyphenylpyruvate dioxygenase, whose protein sequence is MTIEQQLVGLIEHDDSVDPFPVIGWDALVWVVGNATQSAHFLQSAFGMRLEAYSGPETGNRDHKAFVLRSGGARFVVQGAVDPDSPLVAHHDRHGDGIVDIALEVPDVDRCIAWAREHGARILVEPHDASDEFGTVRSAALATYGETRHTLVDRSGYYGPYLPGYVTRTSTHRRRDARLFQAIDHVVGNVELGMMDRWVEFYRGVMGFTNMAEFVGDDIATEYSALMSKVVANGNHRVKFPLNEPAVGRKRSQIDEYLEFYRGPGVQHIALATGDILATVDALRAEGVEFLPTPDTYYEDPELRARIGHVRVPVGELQRRGILVDRDEDGYLLQIFTRPIADRPTVFFELIERHGSLGFGKGNFKALFQAIEREQEARGNL, encoded by the coding sequence ATGACCATTGAGCAGCAGCTCGTCGGGCTGATCGAGCACGACGACAGTGTCGATCCGTTTCCGGTGATCGGGTGGGACGCGCTGGTCTGGGTGGTGGGCAACGCGACCCAGAGCGCGCACTTCCTGCAGTCGGCGTTCGGGATGCGGCTGGAGGCCTATTCGGGGCCGGAGACCGGCAACCGCGACCACAAGGCGTTCGTGCTGCGCAGCGGCGGCGCGCGGTTCGTGGTGCAGGGCGCGGTGGATCCGGACAGCCCGCTGGTGGCCCATCACGACCGGCACGGTGACGGCATCGTCGACATCGCGCTCGAGGTGCCCGACGTGGACCGCTGCATCGCCTGGGCGCGTGAGCACGGCGCCCGGATCCTGGTCGAGCCGCACGACGCGAGCGACGAATTCGGCACCGTGCGTTCGGCGGCCCTGGCCACCTACGGCGAGACCAGGCACACCCTGGTCGACCGGTCCGGCTATTACGGGCCGTATCTGCCCGGCTATGTCACCCGCACCTCGACGCACCGGCGCCGCGACGCCCGGTTGTTCCAGGCCATCGACCACGTCGTCGGCAATGTCGAGCTCGGCATGATGGACCGCTGGGTCGAGTTCTACCGGGGCGTCATGGGTTTCACGAACATGGCCGAATTCGTCGGCGACGACATCGCCACCGAGTACTCGGCGCTGATGAGCAAGGTGGTGGCCAACGGCAACCACCGGGTCAAGTTCCCGCTGAACGAACCGGCGGTGGGCCGCAAGCGTTCCCAGATCGACGAGTACCTCGAGTTCTATCGCGGACCGGGTGTCCAGCACATCGCGCTGGCCACCGGCGACATCCTCGCCACCGTCGACGCCCTGCGCGCCGAGGGCGTGGAATTCCTGCCGACCCCCGACACCTACTACGAGGATCCGGAACTGCGCGCCCGCATCGGCCACGTGCGAGTTCCGGTGGGGGAGTTGCAGCGCCGCGGCATCCTGGTCGACCGCGACGAGGACGGCTACCTGCTGCAGATCTTCACCCGCCCGATCGCCGACCGCCCCACCGTCTTCTTCGAGCTCATCGAGCGCCACGGCTCACTCGGCTTCGGAAAGGGCAACTTCAAAGCCCTCTTCCAGGCCATCGAACGCGAACAGGAGGCCCGCGGCAACCTGTGA
- a CDS encoding Lrp/AsnC family transcriptional regulator: MRTPAKLDELDLAILAAMHQFQKAGILELSRRTKVARATVQARINRMEESGVIASYDPQIDVTAAGFDVQAFVTLEIAQGALDTVSAELAAIPGVLEAYATTGSGDVLCRIGADSHAGLQAVLLSIDRTGSVVRSHSVIVLSTVIARRTMPLLHTLTPTGTAKAPAYRDQR, encoded by the coding sequence ATGCGGACGCCAGCGAAACTGGACGAACTCGATCTCGCGATCCTCGCCGCGATGCACCAGTTCCAGAAGGCCGGAATCCTGGAGCTGTCGCGGCGCACGAAGGTGGCGCGGGCGACGGTGCAGGCGCGGATCAACCGGATGGAGGAATCCGGGGTGATCGCCTCCTACGACCCCCAGATCGACGTCACCGCGGCCGGCTTCGACGTGCAGGCCTTCGTGACGCTGGAGATCGCGCAGGGCGCGCTGGACACGGTCAGCGCCGAGCTCGCGGCGATTCCCGGCGTGCTCGAGGCCTATGCCACCACCGGCTCCGGCGACGTGCTGTGCCGCATCGGCGCCGACTCACACGCCGGACTCCAGGCGGTCCTGCTCAGCATCGATCGGACCGGGTCGGTGGTGCGCTCGCACAGCGTGATCGTGCTGTCCACGGTGATCGCCCGGCGCACCATGCCGCTGCTGCACACCCTGACTCCCACCGGCACCGCTAAGGCCCCCGCCTACCGCGACCAGCGCTGA